Within the Thermosynechococcus sichuanensis E542 genome, the region GAGATCAAAAACGTCTTGGCAGAACTCCAGCCCCAACTCAGCAACTTAAACCCGGCAGTGGGGGTCTAGAGGTGGCCACCCATGGAAATCATGCGCATTGTGGTTACTGGTCCGGTGGGTGCAGGTAAGTCCACCTTCATCCGGTCCATTAGCGAAATTGAAACAGTGGACACGGATCGCAAAGCAACGGATGAGACAGCTCAGCTTAAGCCTAAAACGACAGTGGCCATGGATTTTGGCCGCCTCCAATTCAGTCCCAACATGGCGCTGCATCTATACGGCACCCCAGGGCAAGAGCGCTTTGACTTCATGTGGGACATCCTGATTCGCAAAGCTCATGCCTTTATTCTGCTGGTCAGCTCCCACCGCCCCCAAGACTTTCGTGCCGCACGGCGGGTTTCCGCCTTCATGCGCCATCGCACCAAAGTTCCGATGGTTATCGGCTGTACCCATGTGGATCGCCCTGAGGCTTGGCCAATACAAGAAATCGCGATCGCCCTTGGCTATCTCAGTCCCCACGGACGACCACCAATGGTTGCTGTTAATGCCTTGGATCGCTTCAGCGTCGCTGAAGCCGTTATGACCTTAATCCAAACCTACGCCGAGTCACAAGTAACTGCTCTGCGTTAGGAACCCAATAACGAAATTAGGGGGAATACCAATGAAAATTAGTGGCTATTTTTCAGAATTTTCTTTGGGTGAGGTTTTTCGCTTCCTAGAGCAAGGCCAAAAGACGGGATGCCTTTCCTTGAAGTCAATGGATGATTCGGCCAGCGTCCCTTTTTTGCCAGCAACTTCAGAATACTACCTCTTCTTTCGTTACGGTCAAATCGTTGCTGCTACAACCACATTGAATCACCAAGGCCTGCGTCAACTGATTGAGCAGCGGGGTTATCTTCACCCCTTGACAATGCAGCGGGTGATGAGTCGCTATCAAGGGAATATGCCCCTTGGGGTTTTCTTAAAAGCCCAATCTGTCCTCGATAGCCCCAAAATCCAATTGCTGTTTAAGCAACAGGTGCTCACCCCAATTCCCTATATTTTTGCTTGGAAGGAAGGCCATTTTCAATTTGATGCCCACCACCCGCTGCCCTTTGCCGAAATGACGGGGCTGAGCACTTCTCCTCAAGCCGTTACCTTAGCTGGACTGCGGCTACTGCGGGATTGGACGCCGCTACTGGATAAGCTCCCCCTTGCCGACTCCACTATTGTGAGTCTGGTCAGTGAACCGCCCTCGGTTCAATTGGGCAAGATTGAGTGGCAAGTGTGGGAGCATATTGATGGCACAACGACCATTCAACAGATTGCTCAAAAACTCAACCTGCCTGTCCTAGAAGTGCAAAAAATCTGTTTCCGCCTGATGGTCATGGGCATGGTGGAAGAAGTGGTCAATGTGTCTTTGCACCCTTGGACGGCGCCATCACTATCTGCAACTGCCCCATCACCTGTGAGCGAGATGGATGCTGACCCCGTTAACACCTCCAGTACGGCGCTGAGTTCTTCATTCCTCAATGAGATTATTGGCTTTTTGAAAACAAAGGTTAGTCGCTAGAATCTCTGCTTGCTAGATTAATTGATTAAGATAAGGAATACACAAGACCCCTAGCGTGAAAATTAGACGCTACAGTAGTAGTGGCCTTGTTGGGTAACAGCAATTATGGGTGAACTCTTTGGCCTGCTCTTTCTACTGGGGTTTGGGGGTTGGGGTGTTGCCAACTCTGTACGGATTGTGAATCAGGGTAATATGGCCTTGGTGGAGCGGTTGGGCAGCTATAGCCGTCGCTTAGAACCGGGGCTAAATTTTACGATCCCGATCCTTGATCGCGTGGTCTTTGAGGAAACGATTCGGGAAAAAGTATTGGATATTCCGCCGCAGCAGTGTATCACCCGCGACAATGTGACGATTACGGTGGATGCCGTCGTTTACTGGCGGATTATTGATATGGAGCGCGCCTACTACAAGGTGGAAAACCTAAAGATGGCGATGGTGAATCTGGTGCAAACCCAGATTCGGGCAGAAATGGGGAAGCTAGAACTAGATGAAACTTTTACCGCGCGTACTCAGGTGAATGAGAATCTCCTGCGAGATCTCGATATTGCCACAGATCCGTGGGGGGTGAAGGTAACTCGTGTCGAACTGCGGGATATTGCCCCCTCGCAGGCAGTTCAAGACTCAATGGAACTGCAAATGTCTGCGGAGCGCAAAAAACGCGCGGCGATTCTCACCTCTGAAGGGGAGCGGGAAGCAGCGATCAACTCTGCCCGGGGTAAAGCGGAAGCCCAAGTGTTAGCCGCCGAAGCGGAACAAAAAGCCGCTATTCTCGCAGCGGAAGCGGAACAAAAAGTGGTGGTGTTGCGTGCCCAAGCCGAGCGCCAAGATCAGATTTTGCGTGCCCAAGGAACCGCAGAGGCCATGAAGATTATTGCGGCAGCACTGCGCGAAGATCCGAAGGCCAAGGAAGCGCTCCAGTTTCTCCTTGCTCAGGGCTATTTGGATATGGGACGCACCATTGGCCACAGTGATAGCAGTAAAGTACTATTTATGGATCCCAGCAGTATCCCGGCAACGATTGAGGGTGTGAAGTCCCTCATTGAGCAGTCCCCCCGCGAGGCATAGTCCATGACACAATTTCAGGCACAGGTTTTTGTTACGTTGCGACCATCGGTGTTAGATCCCGCAGGAGTCGCGGTACAGGCGGGGATTCATCATCTGGGCTACACCAATGTGCAAGCGGTGCGCATTGGCAAGCTAGTGGAAGTGACTTTAGAGGCCAGCGATCGCGCCACTGCCGAGGCACAGCTTACCCACATTGCCGATCAACTGTTGGCCAATCCGGTGATTGAAACCTTTCGCATTGAATTACAGGAACTGGCAACTGCCGCAGGGTAGGCATGATGTTCAACTGGTGGGATGATCTATTAGCCAGTATCGAGGCGGGCATCAAGGCTGGGATTGAATCGGGATTACAGTCCTTGGCGGACACCCTTGCCCCCTTGCTGCAAGTACCGGAACCGGCAGCCCCCTTCCAACGCATTGCCCTTTTTCGGGCGGGTGTAGATCAACCGATCGCTGGCTCTGGCCTTCGGGTTGAAGGTGCTGCTTGGTGTCTAGAGTCCCACTGGCCGCAGACAATTCCCCTCTTTGAACTCCCGGAAGCCCACCTGTGGCTCGAAGTACCCTCTGCCCAAGGGGGAGATCAACTGCTCCTGTGCCGTGCCTTAGTCAAAACTGGGGCATTACCCGAGGGGGGACAACTGTTCCTCAGCCGCAGTCAACCCTTTGGTTGGACATTTTCGCGCACCGTTTCCCTTGTGGGCGATCGCGACTGGCACCTGTGCGAAGTGCCTTTTCACCTCAAACCAGAACCCCAGACCCCCGGCTTGATTAAAATTGGGGTGGAATTCATGGGACGCGGTGTGGTCTGGCTACGGGATATTGAGCTACTCCATGCCCCTGCCAAGTTAAAGCCGATTACTGATGTGATGGATGGATTGCTGTGAGTCATGCCCTAAACGTGGGGATTGTCGTTTTTCCCGGATCCAATTGCGATCGCGATGTGGCCTACGTCACCCGTGAAATTCTCCAGTGGCCAACGGAACTGCTATGGCACGAAGAGACCAATTTGAGCGATTATGATTTGATTGTGCTGCCGGGGGGCTTTAGTTTTGGTGACTATTTGCGCTGTGGGGCGATCGCCCGCTTCTCACCAATTATGGCCGCCGTCAAAGACCATGCCGCTGCCGGCAAATGGGTACTGGGCATTTGCAATGGGTTTCAAATTCTCACCGAGGCGAAGCTGCTACCGGGTGCCCTAGTGCGCAATCGCGACTTGCACTTTATTTGCGATCGCGTGCATTTACGCTTAGAGGCCAAAGAGCGTCCGTGGCTACAGGCCTATGGCGATAAAACGGTGATTCGTTTGCCCATTGCCCATGGTGAAGGCTGCTACTATGCTGATCCTGCCACCCTCACTGAACTGGAAGCCAACCGCCAAGTCCTCTTTCGCTATGCCGATGCCCAAGGGAATGTCACCCCCGAAAGTAATCCCAATGGTTCCCTCAACAATATCGCCGGTATTTGCAACGCTGCCGGCAATGTCTTGGGAATGATGCCCCACCCTGAGCGCGCCGCTGACCCCACCTTGATCCACTCCCCTAGTGACCATACCTTAGACGGCTTGCAGTTATTTAAGTCCCTCTTGAATGCCGCCGTTTGCTGTTGAGGGTTCTATGTGTACTCGCATTCTCTGGAATACCAATGCCCTAGGGGTTTTTGTGGCACGAACCATGGACTGGCCCACCACCACTGAACCAAAGCTAATCATTTTTCCGCGTGGGCGTCAGCGTCAGGGCAATCATCTGGGCACTACTGCCTTAGAAATGGCAAACCCCGCCCGTTGGCAGTCCCGCTATGGCAGTGCCGTTGTCAGTATGTACGGCTTGGGAACCGTCGATGGCTTCAATGAACAGGGCTTGGCAGTACATCTACTCTATTTGACAGCAACAGACTTTGGCACACGGCATCCACAAAAACAGGGGGTACACGCGGGACTCTGGGGGCAATACCTGCTGGATAATGCGGCAACGGTGAAGGAAGCCCTTGACCTCATGGCTCAGATTCAACCAGTGATGATCACGATACAGGGCTTTGCCAGCACGGTTCATGTGGCGATCGCGGATGCCAGTGGTGACTCCGCCATTTTGGAATATCTCAACGGTGAACTGGTTATCCACCACGGACGCCAGTATCAAATCATGACGAACGATCCCCCCTATGATGAGCAGTTGGCCTACCGTGCTCAGTTTGATTTCACCAATGCCACACGCCAAACACCGCTGCCGGGGAATGTGGATCCCAGCCATCGCTTTGTGCGGGCTGATTATTTCTTGCAGGTGCTGCCCGAACCCCGCAATCAACGGGAAGCGATCGCCAGTGTATTAGCGATCGCCCGCAATGTCTCTGTGCCCTTTGGTGCCCCCAATAAAGTGCCGGGAAGTCTCTACAACACTGAATACCGCACCGCTATGGATTTAACCCACCGCTATTACGTTTTTGAGCTAACCACAGCACCCAACATCCTCTGGTTTCCCCTAGAGAAGTTTGAGTTGCACCCTGAGGCACCGGTGATGATGCTAGATCCGAGCCATCCTGAGTTGGCGGGGGATGTGGCGGCACAGTTTGCTCCCGTTGCGGCTGCCCCCTATTGAACTGTAGCTGCCCTCTTTTCAGTCGCCTTAAGAGAAAGAAATTAAAATACAGTAGCAGAGTATTGAGAAAGCAAAGCGATGAATGCCCCAAGAGCCTCTCTACCCAGCCTTTAGTTCGTCGATGAGTATTGCGACTTGTACTTAGAATAACTAAAGAGGGGGAGAGAAGTATTGAAATGTTTCACTGCTTTGGATTTTGATGCGTATATCGAGTTGTGCTGAGGCAAACTAATGTTGAATGTAACGGTTGATGAGATTCAGCGTAATCCTCTCAAGTATCTGAATCAAGTAGAGGCAGGTGAGACCCTTGTTATTTTTAGATCTAACCAGCCGATTGCTGAACTTAAACCTCTTAAACCTATTGGCAAAAGTAAGCAATTACGACCATTTGGTTTATGTGCAGGCGAGTTTACTGTTCCAGATGATTTCGACGATCCTTTGCCGGAAGATCTACTCAACGCATTCGAGGGTACAGCCCTTTTCTAAAACATGGGGGTCATCGAGAATTTTGCTAGATACGCATATTTTCTTGTGGTTCATTAGTGGTGATATCCAGTTATCAACGGCTCTTCGGGATACAATTCGTGATCCAGACAATGAGGTTTATCTGAGTTCAGTTTCAGTTTGGGAAGCAATTCTTAAGTACCAACTAGGCAAGCTACCTTTACCAGAACCTCTCGCAATATATTTGCCTAAACAAGGTGACCGTCATGAAATTGACAGCCTTGGTCTTGATGAGAACAGTGTAGTTCAACTGGCTAAACTGCCACCCTTGCATCGTGATCCGTTTGACAGAATGCTCATCTGTCAAGCATTACAAAACGGTTTGACCATTGCCACAGTGGATACAGCAATCCGTGCTCACTCCGTCCCTGTCATGTAGCAGTACAGCCCAACTTCACTGATACCCCTCTTCGGTCACCCTAAGAACAAGAAATTACATATGCAGAGTTTTGAAGCCTTCAAACCATGCTACTGACCCGCTATCAGCAAAAAGAGGGGCAACTCAAATGCAAAGTCATTATTCTTTAGACCATCAGACGGTCATGCAGCTTTATCAACTCACGGCCACAGTGAATCTCTACGACGCCCCCACGGGCGATCGCTTGGCAACCCAAGGGGCAGCAGGACGCTTTCTCTGGGCACCTACTTTGGAGACTGAACGTACCTACGTGCAACTCGCGGAGGATGAATACTGGGGCTGGCTGGATCCCCAGGATTACCGCCATCTCACACCCGCCACTCAGCCCTATCAGCCCATTGCCCGCGATCGCGCCTACATCGAGGCTGTCCTTGAAGAGGTTATTGCCTTTTGTTTCGCAGCCCAGCAGATCCCCCATGAGTATCTCTGGGGCGGAACTGTTGCCCCCAACTACGACTGTTCTGGCTTGATGCAGGCCAGTTTTGCCAGCCAAGGGATTTGGCTACCCCGTGATGCCTATCAGCAAGAAGCCTTTGCCACACCCCTAAGGGGCAACTCCATTGCGGAAACCTTACCCCAGCTTCAGCGGGGCGATCTGGTGTTTTTCGGTACGGGTGACAAGGCGAGCCATGTGGGTCTCTATCTGGGGCAAGGACAGTATATCCATAGCTCTGGCAAAGAGTATGGCCGCAATGGCATTGGCATTGATACCCTCTACCCCAGTGAGGATGCCGTGAGCATCGCCTATCAGCAGCAGTTTCGCGGTGGTGGCCGCATTAACTATAGCTATCTGCCCTAGCGACCCATCCCCAGTTTTTGCGCTTTTTGATAGACCTTA harbors:
- the purQ gene encoding phosphoribosylformylglycinamidine synthase subunit PurQ; this encodes MSHALNVGIVVFPGSNCDRDVAYVTREILQWPTELLWHEETNLSDYDLIVLPGGFSFGDYLRCGAIARFSPIMAAVKDHAAAGKWVLGICNGFQILTEAKLLPGALVRNRDLHFICDRVHLRLEAKERPWLQAYGDKTVIRLPIAHGEGCYYADPATLTELEANRQVLFRYADAQGNVTPESNPNGSLNNIAGICNAAGNVLGMMPHPERAADPTLIHSPSDHTLDGLQLFKSLLNAAVCC
- a CDS encoding DUF4388 domain-containing protein, whose translation is MKISGYFSEFSLGEVFRFLEQGQKTGCLSLKSMDDSASVPFLPATSEYYLFFRYGQIVAATTTLNHQGLRQLIEQRGYLHPLTMQRVMSRYQGNMPLGVFLKAQSVLDSPKIQLLFKQQVLTPIPYIFAWKEGHFQFDAHHPLPFAEMTGLSTSPQAVTLAGLRLLRDWTPLLDKLPLADSTIVSLVSEPPSVQLGKIEWQVWEHIDGTTTIQQIAQKLNLPVLEVQKICFRLMVMGMVEEVVNVSLHPWTAPSLSATAPSPVSEMDADPVNTSSTALSSSFLNEIIGFLKTKVSR
- a CDS encoding SPFH domain-containing protein → MGELFGLLFLLGFGGWGVANSVRIVNQGNMALVERLGSYSRRLEPGLNFTIPILDRVVFEETIREKVLDIPPQQCITRDNVTITVDAVVYWRIIDMERAYYKVENLKMAMVNLVQTQIRAEMGKLELDETFTARTQVNENLLRDLDIATDPWGVKVTRVELRDIAPSQAVQDSMELQMSAERKKRAAILTSEGEREAAINSARGKAEAQVLAAEAEQKAAILAAEAEQKVVVLRAQAERQDQILRAQGTAEAMKIIAAALREDPKAKEALQFLLAQGYLDMGRTIGHSDSSKVLFMDPSSIPATIEGVKSLIEQSPREA
- a CDS encoding linear amide C-N hydrolase, producing the protein MCTRILWNTNALGVFVARTMDWPTTTEPKLIIFPRGRQRQGNHLGTTALEMANPARWQSRYGSAVVSMYGLGTVDGFNEQGLAVHLLYLTATDFGTRHPQKQGVHAGLWGQYLLDNAATVKEALDLMAQIQPVMITIQGFASTVHVAIADASGDSAILEYLNGELVIHHGRQYQIMTNDPPYDEQLAYRAQFDFTNATRQTPLPGNVDPSHRFVRADYFLQVLPEPRNQREAIASVLAIARNVSVPFGAPNKVPGSLYNTEYRTAMDLTHRYYVFELTTAPNILWFPLEKFELHPEAPVMMLDPSHPELAGDVAAQFAPVAAAPY
- a CDS encoding C40 family peptidase — its product is MQSHYSLDHQTVMQLYQLTATVNLYDAPTGDRLATQGAAGRFLWAPTLETERTYVQLAEDEYWGWLDPQDYRHLTPATQPYQPIARDRAYIEAVLEEVIAFCFAAQQIPHEYLWGGTVAPNYDCSGLMQASFASQGIWLPRDAYQQEAFATPLRGNSIAETLPQLQRGDLVFFGTGDKASHVGLYLGQGQYIHSSGKEYGRNGIGIDTLYPSEDAVSIAYQQQFRGGGRINYSYLP
- a CDS encoding type II toxin-antitoxin system Phd/YefM family antitoxin; translation: MLNVTVDEIQRNPLKYLNQVEAGETLVIFRSNQPIAELKPLKPIGKSKQLRPFGLCAGEFTVPDDFDDPLPEDLLNAFEGTALF
- a CDS encoding type II toxin-antitoxin system VapC family toxin yields the protein MWFISGDIQLSTALRDTIRDPDNEVYLSSVSVWEAILKYQLGKLPLPEPLAIYLPKQGDRHEIDSLGLDENSVVQLAKLPPLHRDPFDRMLICQALQNGLTIATVDTAIRAHSVPVM
- a CDS encoding GTP-binding protein yields the protein MEIMRIVVTGPVGAGKSTFIRSISEIETVDTDRKATDETAQLKPKTTVAMDFGRLQFSPNMALHLYGTPGQERFDFMWDILIRKAHAFILLVSSHRPQDFRAARRVSAFMRHRTKVPMVIGCTHVDRPEAWPIQEIAIALGYLSPHGRPPMVAVNALDRFSVAEAVMTLIQTYAESQVTALR
- the purS gene encoding phosphoribosylformylglycinamidine synthase subunit PurS, producing MTQFQAQVFVTLRPSVLDPAGVAVQAGIHHLGYTNVQAVRIGKLVEVTLEASDRATAEAQLTHIADQLLANPVIETFRIELQELATAAG